From Ciconia boyciana chromosome 18, ASM3463844v1, whole genome shotgun sequence:
GAGGAGCCTTCCAAATTTTGTCTGAGAGTACAACCCTGAGCAGTAAGTTGAAAGACTTGTAATTTCTGACTAGGTAATTTCTGGAGCTCCTGGGTGCTGGACCGTATCTTCCCAAAGTCTGTCCTGTGTGTGGCATAGCCCTATTATTCTCTAACTTCTGTTGGTACCAGTTTTTCTGGCTCTGCGTAAAGAGAAGGATTTGAGGCTGCAAGGTCTTGGGAGCTGGAGAACTCAAGAGCATCCACGGAGCAGGAGGGCAAGCCCTGGTGCCtctgggcagctcctgccccagctgctggggcacAGGAGGGGCTCCCTGTGCCTTGGCTGTGGCAAGGCACGCCCTTGCAAGCAGCCTGCAGGTGCCGAGCTGAGCATGGTCCCCCTTTCTTTAGGAGGAGTGGGCCTCCTGGAGATTTCCTCCAGTGAAAGTGCCTCTGTACTGCACGCTTCTTCTAGAAAGGAGGTAACAGCTTCTGTGTAAGCACCTCCAGGGTCTGGCCCCATGGGAGAACTCTGGGATAGCCTGGGCTGGGCACTCAGACACAGCACCTCTGTGTGTTTCCACCGAGGACCGCACACATTATCCACAGTCTTGTGCATGCCCTGTATGGCTGTACTGAAGACATTATGTGGGAATGGCACTTCAAGAAACCTTGCAGattcttttccccttgctttGCCTTCATCACAAATCCCCTACCTTGCCCTAGTCGCTGCGAGTTTtgttgctcctgctgctgctgatgccTTCGTGCTAGTTTTTTCATCtgaataaaagaggaagaacagaagaatcTCATTGCTCTGAATGCaacaattttgtttccttacaaAACTCTCTGCAAACACCGAATCAATGAATACAGACCATTTATATTCACGCACACACCACTGTGGGTTCAATTTCATTTCTAAGCTTAAGCATTTCAGTTTCCAGTTCATATTTGCATGCACAATTTACTCCCAACCTCATGTTGCTTTGAGCACATGAACTTAATGTCTGTGTTTGAAAGTTGCCTTTCTTGTATGGATGTAGACAGCAGCACATGCACAATCTGTAGAGTTCAGTCCCTGGGATCTCTGTGGCACGTACTACGTCtagggggagggggaaatctGTGTTGGAGGACAATTTGCGTTTTACTTTTGAGAACTTGACAAACAACCTACCTTTGCTCTTTGGTTTTGAAACCAGACTTGGACTACTCGCACACTGAGTCCTGTTTCAGCGGCTAGTGTTTCTCTGACCTACAGGAGGAAATGTTTaatgatgtaattttttatatattttaaaaaactaaccAGTTATGTTAGGCGGAATATGTCTGTACTTGCAATAAAAACTGCATATAgagaattacttttaaaaattactcgTATTTTTGCATAGTTAGTTCAAGTTCTGCCCTTCATTTTGCTACCAGTTTCATAAGTACTGAACAAATAGTCTGAGCTGCATAAAATGACACTaagtaatttcattatttttattttacccaTAAAACAGTTCTGTGCAAAAAGATACAACTTTGGCTGTGAACACTTTTTATATTGTCGAGGTACAATTTCATactttaaaatggcaaaaaggCACATTGCACTGTCCCAAAAGACGCACTTTGTACGTCAGCAGGAGAATGTCACTTTTTGCAAAAATGACAGCTTTCAGGATGcaactccatttttttccaatcaaACTTAGGAGGAAACAGTTACCTGGGTTGCTTTTCACAAAGATTTGATTTTCACCAGCTTCATCAGTGAAGCAATACGTTCTATCTTTCCCTAGCTGCTTATAAACAAGATCAACAGCAAGGTTAAGTTTCATAGAAAAGCAAGACTGGAAGGACAAGTAGTGGGACCAAAGCCGAGCACCCGTCTCACTAGATAGTGACCCCCTCTgtggtgggaaggagaagggcaAAAGCCACTTGTTTACCTGGGCTCTGGCAGTCAAAGACTACTCCATGGTTTATAAGaaccaaatatttttgttcagcaGGAATCAGTCATGGAGCTGCTCTACCTACTGCGAATATCCAGAAATAACAATGAGCTGGTCCTAAGCTGCTGATCGCTCCAGGCTGAGACGCTACTTGGGTGAGCATCGCCATACGCTGGCCTGGTTTCTGTATTCACTCCAAGGCACCTGCTGCTGTccgggaaggggcagggggctATCTGGAGCTGTGGCCTGACCCTGCCACCCCCATGGCCTGGTGTCAGTGCTGACTTCAGGTCCCTGATGAAGCACCTACCTTCCTACAGGGCTTGGAAGACACTTCAAAGGATGCTTTGAACGCTCGTCTCTGCTGCGTCGTAAGTATTGTCCTTGGTCGTTTAGGTCTTCTTGGGTCCTTCCCATCGTCACTTCCTTTTCCTTGGGTTACTTGTCCTTTGGTGGGCTTAACATCTCCGTCTTCATCATCACTTTTAActggtgaaaaataaacaggataTAAAATTGTACTTGTACCACCAAGACAACAGGGTGTTCGAGAACTGCTCTTCAGCTGCCAAGCTAGTCAACAGGTTCAACTATTATCCCGTGTTTATTTGAATACCTAAGGTAACTACAGGCAGGAAGAGACTGTCTTAGATTTGTGTGCACTTCCTAAATCAAATGccacaaaagcataaaaatgtgtttaacttTTAATTGAGGGCATGGGACTGATCAGGGGATGGAAATTCAGCATATGCTTCAATATTTCCAGGAATCGGGAGAGAGAGACTTTGTGCCCTTCCAGCATCGCTTGGTCCGCTGTGTGCTGACCTGCTGCAACCACACCAACTGACACATGCTTTTCCCTTCACAGCAGAGCGGCATCTTCTCCTGACGCGTGAACTGCAGACAGGTACTACTGCCGCACCGCGAGGGCAGCAAAACAGTGTAAATGCAAATATCACAAAAACATCTCAAAGTCTGTTTAGCTAAATATAGTGTAGATTCCAGTTACTGTTCTGAATATTTTGAAGCTCTAGAGATAATATTAAATATCATCTTTGCCATCTCATTTCTGCATCCCACAGAAAACATCAGTATCCTTTCTCTGTGTATGTCAATGTGTCTATACGTGCGTGcaaaaatgtctctttcttGCTAAATACATACAAGTATATATGTGCTTGTGTAGACCAAAtagattatttgtattttctataGTTAAATTCTGAATATTCGGTGATATATAATCTGGTGGTAATAATCTGGTGATATGACGTGTGTTAGTATATTGTACCGGGAAATCTCAATCACAGTGGCAAAGGTTGAAGAGTAAGTACAAattttttggtgaaaaacaacttttcaactcagcatattttatttcaccagactactgatttttcttccagaaatcaATATACTATTATAGGGACTTCAACATGAAGAAACACACTGCAATTTTTATATACTCAAAGATTATGTTTGGGGAATTAACAAATTAGACTTTAATTCATTTTAGGGTCTGATTATTATGCACCTAGCAATCTAATCACCTTTTACTTTAATAAGCATCTTTTGCCTAATGATTAAAGAGAAGTTCAGTCATTTTAATAACCATGACATTATTAACTTTCCAGCATGCCATTTCTAAGGAAAGGTTTGTGAGGATTAATATTGCTCATTGGAGAGTTACTTTTGTGTCCAGTGGATAAATATTTGATTGGAGAAGGACACATTCTCAGCCAGGGCTACATGAAATCATTTGCTCTCACACAGGCATCTGGGAGATCTGTGTTTTCAATGTATTAGACAATGGGAGAGAAAACATCCCATTTAATTTGTCAACTTGTTTTTCAGGTTTGGGTTTGGCTAACAGagaataatgaggaaaaaaaagcatctccaGGAGTAAGAAACCACCCCTTGTGCCAAGGGGAAATGAAATTGAAACCAAGGTTGTTTTGTGCCGCTGTGGTAGCTTACTGCTGATCACCAAATACAAAATCTGGTCCTGAAGGAAAGCCCACCCATGCCCAAAGCAGATCTGAAACGCAGCCGGCTGCAAACAGCAGCCACCAGTGCCCGCGTGGTGagtggggaaggcaggggaggaggatCCTCGTGGCCATCGCCGCAGTGCGGGGACGGCCCCGCACAGGCAGCTTTTCTAAGGGGCTTTGTCTGGACACAGACAGGTGGAGAGCAGGATGCTGAAGTTGGCAATGAGAGAATGACACGctgaagggcaagaaggaagcTCGCATGCCTCGGGCAAATTCACAAAGAGCCCGAACCCTGCGACATGAGATTTACAGAGCAGAGCACTCAAGGTCCTGCAGATACAGTATGGCAATAAATAACATGCTGCTCCAAGAAAGGCCCGGTCCCACACGTTCTGCTGAGTCAGCAGTGACCTTTGTCTTGCAGCATTCCTGACGTGAAAATATACATTTCAGCAATGTGGAGAATATGGCTCTCAGATTAGAGATTAAGGATAATTACTGCTCCTAGCAGAATTGGAATATTGCATTTTCCCATAAACCAGAGGCAAACATTCATGTCATTTGTACACTTAATGGAACGGTAATTGTTGATTTTCTTAGACGTTTTCTTGGGAAACAAGTGCACAATTATGATGGCTGGCAGCAATTTGTGTACATGCTGTCTCTAGTCTTGGGATCAGCCAGGGCACACTGGCAGCAGGAGGTTTCCAGTCTCCTTGAGTGCACATGGCACAGGAAGGAGGCAGCCCGTCTCTCCTGGAACCGCCTGTGAGCCTGAAAGCCAGTCCTCACTGTAACCACTGCTAGGTCCCCTGGGTTTTGGACTGGAGAACCCAAATCCAGCGTGTGAACTATTTGTCCTGGGCAGTACTATGTTTCCAGCCCTGGACAGACAGCAAGTGGCTTTTGCTCACTCTCTTTTAAAACCTTCCCTAGGAAATGAGTGGCAGAAAGGAAGTATCTGTCTCTCCATCACTGTGAAGAACTCAGGGAAGACACCCATCAGCTGCTATCAGGTGTGAGGGCCTCACTGTCTTCTTCAGGAGAAGGCAAAGGCTCTGGTCACAGTATGGTGACCTTCTGCCTTAACTCCCAGGCCAAGTGGTGCAGACTCTTGCAGTCATACTGTTCAAACGCCAGGTCCCCCTGAAGAGAGAGGTCACACTGCAGATTAGTAGTAGTGCATTTTAGTAAGATATCAAGCCTGTTGTCCCTTGATCCTAAACAGTTTGCATTCATCAGGAACAGCACAGGACCTCAAGGACACCCTGGGAGATCTGTAACAGGCAAAGTTTGCAAGTCTCGCTTCTGTACTATATGCAGCGTACAAACCGTAGCGGAGCTATCCTTGGGACAACACATAGATGATCTTCTAGGTTGACACCAGAATGGGGCTCAGACACGAAACAGCAGGCAGGCAACAGAGATGATCAGAAACTAGAGCCTTAGTAGCACAGAAAAGACATACTGGCAGGGAGAAGTCTGGATGGAAGTCAGGAGAGCCAAGCATTGTACCTGGCCTGAAAGCATCCAGGGACAGACTCCCCTAAACTCCTCATTCAagttactgctttttgtttttctttttgtgtgagCCCCCTTGCCTGCTGTAACGGGAGTGGACACCCTGGCTTCCTGCACTGCACGTGCTGTTGCTGCAGCACAAACCCATGTATTGGTTTCTTTCAGATTCTTGTCAGTACTTCTGTGTTGTAGCTTTTCTTGAAGTTACTGTTTGATTGGCAGAGAGAATACTCTTGAAAATCGTATTACTACTTTGCCCATTTTCCTAGCTCAGTGCTGAAAGTGTGTGTGCAGAAGATCCCCTGAAAAATATGTTAAGTGGATGGAAGAATGCCTATGGAAAACAGCACACTTTGAATGAGGCTGCAGGTAACTGAAGTCAGTCTAATTCACAGTTTGTGATCTTACAGAAAAACACCCTgatgaaaacaataatttttttgtcctttactAAGCAGCCAGTTAAGGAAGGGAGTCAAGTTAGGGAAAACAGACTGCaaggagggatttttttcagctgtgcctGCTAATTTGCATGGGTGGCATGTGCATATAGATAAGTGGATGTGTAAATGGATATACTTTTCTATAAGAAAGCTCTACAAACCCTTGCGGCTTTTCCACTCAGAGCAGGTGTGGGAAAAGCTCACCTGAGTCTGAGTCGTCTGGGCTGACCGAGCTCAAcaagtctttctctttttcatagTCACTTTTGCAGAGCAACTGCCCTTCCTTAAGAACAAATTCGTCCCCTTTCCTCAGCTGTCGTTCGCAAacgcagcagcagaagcagcttaaGTGGTAAACGCACTCCAGGGCTCTCATCACGAATTCTGTTGGGGCGATCTTTTCCATGCAGCCACTGCACTTAGCCGCAAACAGCCTGTAAGAAAGAGAGGCAGGGAAGTCAAAGGGAATGTCAGATCATACGCTGCATGAatttaaatacagcaaattCTTTAATTTAACTACAGATCAGCTTGGCTCATGCTTCTGCACACTGGGAGACTTGCATCCTTAGTCTTGGAAACATCACAGGCATGCAATTTATTCAAATCTCAATCCCTTTGGTCTAGAGATTCCCCAAATCACCTTTGCTGGATAAAAAAGCCACTAAGACTTGTCCTTATCTCactgttttgttcctcttcaaaaagagaaacaaaaaggagcTCTCAGAGTTTGGATCACTTGTTCAAaaccaaatgtattttaattcacCTTTTAGAGGAAGGGGCCAATTCACGCTTTGTTTTATACAGGCTCTCTGGTTTCAGCACGTAAACCCTATTCTGAATAGATTTCATGACTTTCCATTTTTGGTATTGTCTGTCTCTGAGGAGGCTGATAAATGAACACAGAAACAAGCATGAAAACTTAGTGCTATTGCTGAGGAGAAGacgacacacacacacacgcaatCGCACACATGCAATTGATAAAGAGAGGAGTAAAATAACACGGCTTTTCTTTGGATGTTGAGTTATTCCAGAACAACCTGTCTCTGAAGGGAGTactgtgcattttaaatggTGTGAAACATCCTTTGGCAGAGATAGGCAGTGATACAATCTGCTAAATTACCACTATAATCACAGGCTCTAGAATATACACTGTATTCCAGACTAGTTCTTATTAAACCTTTATAAACCCCCTCTTTCATCCATCATTAATTTTCTAAGATAAAGTTAGAATGatttagattaattttattttgcttttctaatggCAACTGGGAATCTCCCTAAGTGAGCTTTTAGGAAGAGGGCTGCTTCAAATAAAGATGAATAGCTAAGTTACGTCCCTGTATCAGACAGCGGGCTTGGTGATTTGAAATTCAGTGTCTTTTATGGCAATACATCAAAGTGCAAGGTgcattaatatttacatttcgGCAATGAAATTAACACAACTGCACCCATGTGCTCgcaggaaaaaaggagattCCGCCTTTTAGGATGGGGTAcgctgattttattttttttcaccctcAAAATTATCCCCTTTTTTATAAAAGGCGACTATCTTCAATTTTAGAAGGCACAGGCTGTAGTAGTTACTGATTCCTCCAAAGCCTCCATTTTGTCTGAGCTGAGAAGTACAGCAAAATGGCAGTCACTAGCTCCTCAGCAAAACGATGGAGTCACAGAatgggcaggaggaaaaagaaaatgtaaatacatttgcatACGCCATCCAAAGAAAGGCTGAGCGCCCAACAACTTGTGGGTTTCCCCCATCTGTATCTTTCGATCTAATAAGAGAGATCTACACTATTAACCTTGCTGGCTGGGTGCGTACCTTTGCACAACCACAGCCACGAGGTAACGGCTGCGCATTGTACCAGCCGCGCGGGGTGGCCCGAGTGGCTCTTTTTTGGGTACGCGTTTAATTAAATCTATGAAAGGGAAACTGATGCCACGCAGGACCCACAGCCACTGCTGGTAAACAGGCCATCTTATTTCATACAGCCTATTGGGTTTGTCTGcaaggtttttcttctgttagaCGCAAACTttaacagaaagagagaaataggaTTTTAGGTTCTGACTGGTGAACATCACAAAAATATGACAATGCTTTAGCTAGCAAATTCAtaagcaggaaatatttttatctatacACGGTAACAGATCTGAAAGGAGTAaacccaaagggaaaaaaagagcaaacgGATTTtaagcactttaaaaagttgtttctaTTTAACTGCTTAAACCTATTTGACTCCGTTTAATTAAGCTTGTCTCTTTTGTCTGAAGACTGTTGCTACGATGGAGCACACTTAAAGACTCCGAAGATCAGCAGATGCGGCGTGAAGGCATCCGGCTCCCCGAACGGGCACGGGGTCGCGGGCACGGCGGTGACAGCTGACCCGTGCGCGCTCCGGAGCGTCCGGTCGCTGCCGCCGGCGGGGATGGGACGGGCCCAGCTCCGACGGCCGCAGGCGGACCGGCCGGGCCGGGAAACGCGGCTGCTGGTGCCGCGCCTGCAGCCTCCAGGCTCCGGGCTTCGTCTGCGTTTCACGGCAGCGCTGCCGGTCTGAGAAACGCCAAGAAagagcctgcaggcaggggcggcgagcccgccccgccggcccggcggTCTCGCCTGCGAGCCGTCGCCCTGCCGCTGCGGTAACGGGGATGAGCCCCGGCACCGCGGGCGCGCTGCTGCCGAGGCTggcgccgggcgggggggcggctcCGCCCGGAGGCGCGCGGGTCCCGGGAAAGGCTGCGCAGGGCGGTTTTCCGCAGACGGAGCGAGCGCAGGGTGCCTGCTCCGCCGGCCCCTTCGCAGGCAGACGGCAGGAGCCGGGCTCCGGCAGCACCGAAGGAAGCATAAGGGCTTCTTTCTCCGCCGAAGGGGACACTGGCGGAGGGGCCGGCCCCAGCAGAGCGCGCCCGGCTCCTGCCGCCGCAGCACCCGCTCCCGCCGGCCGGGGCGGAGGGCAgccgcaggcagcgggcaggcagctTCCCACCCCCCCCGGAGCCTTTGCCTGGGCCGGGGCTGGCGCCGGGGGCAGCTGCagcgggcggcgcgggcgcGCCCGGGGCCCGAAAGGAGCGGGCCGGACGCCGCGGTGACCGGCCACGGCCACGGGAAAGGCCGGGCTGCCTGCGGCGGCCACGAGCTGTGCCACCGCCCGGAGACAGCGAAAACACGAGTGTAGCAGGGTTTACAAATCCTCTTGAGTAGGAAAGCATATGCCCCCTTCGCGCTTCTTCTAACCGGGACATAAAATGAATCCGCTTTCTGCTTCGCCTTGTGCCATGGGGCGCATTGGGCACCTGGGTAGCACCTTCGCTGTCAGACTGCTTTACTgagtgtttggggttttcttccttttcttcaaaataaaagatgtctaacacaaatagaaaatattttgcgTTATTTATCGGCAATTGACTATTGCCACAAAGATGGTGCTTTCACAGCAATGTTTCTAAAGGCAGCCTTTCGGTTATAATGAATTACATGGTCATCAATGTAGTATTAACTCACTCCAATTAACATTAAATTGGCCTGACAATACTGCACGGACTTCGTATCTTTAATTTGTCCGCTGTCAACATACGAAAATTCCGTACTCCGTACTCGGGTACTCTTTGCATTATAACGTGCACtcacacaaatacacacacgCATACTGCACTCTGTTGGATTTAATACTGACATTAGAAAATCTTCATTAAATCTATCTTATAAAGTGTTTATAGgtattttttcagcttccagAGAGTAACCCAAGGTTATGCACTTTTTTTGCACAAGGCAATCTCACAACAGGAAACTAATCTTGACAAATGACCAGACTTTGATATCTGTGATCTAAACCACTGCTCATTAGACTGTTCATTTTATAAACGAATGGTAATAAACCTGTTGAGAAGTGTAGGATAGCAGGAATACTTTACAGATCACCCCTTTACAGGTTTCAATCAAAGCCATAAATTTGAAGGGGAGCGTGCAGATATTCTGTGCTGAGACAAAGACTCTGTCCCATACCAAccacatttaaagaaatctttcttttgctttctatacattttacaaataatttgcaTAACTCCAACTTTTTACCCCCATGGCTGATTATCTCCAGCTCTCTTAAGTTAATGTCAAACCTCAAAATCCTTGGACTTGTTAAAGTATGTGGAGAGTGGAAATCAAATGCCTTTATTAGAAGCCCCAGGAAATCTCCAACTCCTAAGCACAACGAAAACATTCCAAAGAAAATTGTTCAAAGAggacaaaggagaaaagcagaacaagaaaacCTTGTTTTGAATCAACGATTGCAagagttttataaataaattctgTTGCCTGGACAATTTTGAAAGACAACTCAATAGGTTTAGGAGTTTTTAAGTGTGTTTGCCTCTATGCCTGAAACACTTGGGGGATTCAGCTGAGCTAAAGCTTGGAACAATGGCCTGTCTGTCCATCCGAGCGTTTGCAATCATTGCTGCAGAGCAACTTTACAGTACTAGATAGTCA
This genomic window contains:
- the LMX1B gene encoding LIM homeobox transcription factor 1-beta isoform X1, with amino-acid sequence MDIATGPESLERCFTRGQSDCSKMLDGIKMEDHPLRSGPATLGVLLGSDCQHQAVCEGCQRPISDRFLMRVNESSWHEECLQCAACQQALTTSCYFRDRKLYCKQDYQHLLRDRQYQKWKVMKSIQNRVYVLKPESLYKTKRELAPSSKRLFAAKCSGCMEKIAPTEFVMRALECVYHLSCFCCCVCERQLRKGDEFVLKEGQLLCKSDYEKEKDLLSSVSPDDSDSVKSDDEDGDVKPTKGQVTQGKGSDDGKDPRRPKRPRTILTTQQRRAFKASFEVSSKPCRKVRETLAAETGLSVRVVQVWFQNQRAKMKKLARRHQQQQEQQNSQRLGQEVMSNRMEGMMTSYTPLAPPQQQIVAMDQSSYGTDPFQQGLTPPQMPGDHMNPYGNDSIFHDIDSDTSLTSLSDCFLASSEVNSMQARVGNPIDRLYSMQSSYFAS